Proteins from a single region of Macaca thibetana thibetana isolate TM-01 chromosome 4, ASM2454274v1, whole genome shotgun sequence:
- the LOC126953520 gene encoding histone H2A type 1: MSGRGKQGGKARAKAKTRSSRAGLQFPVGRVHRLLRKGNYAERVGAGAPVYLAAVLEYLTAEILELAGNAARDNKKTRIIPRHLQLAIRNDEELNKLLGKVTIAQGGVLPNIQAVLLPKKTESHHKAKGK, encoded by the coding sequence ATGTCTGGACGTGGCAAGCAGGGAGGCAAGGCTCGCGCTAAGGCCAAGACTCGCTCCTCTAGAGCTGGGCTCCAGTTCCCCGTGGGCCGAGTGCACCGCCTGCTTCGCAAAGGCAATTATGCCGAGAGGGTTGGGGCCGGCGCGCCGGTGTATCTGGCAGCGGTGCTGGAGTACCTGACAGCCGAGATCCTGGAACTGGCGGGCAATGCGGCCCGCGACAACAAGAAGACCCGCATCATCCCCCGTCATCTCCAACTGGCCATCCGCAACGACGAGGAACTCAACAAGCTTCTGGGCAAAGTCACCATCGCACAGGGCGGTGTCCTGCCCAACATCCAGGCAGTGCTGCTGCCCAAAAAGACTGAGAGCCACCACAAGGCGAAGGGCAAGTAA
- the LOC126953529 gene encoding histone H2A type 1-H, which produces MSGRGKQGGKARAKAKTRSSRAGLQFPVGRVHRLLRKGNYAERVGAGAPVYLAAVLEYLTAEILELAGNAARDNKKTRIIPRHLQLAIRNDEELNKLLGKVTIAQGGVLPNIQAVLLPKKTESHHKAK; this is translated from the coding sequence ATGTCTGGACGTGGCAAGCAAGGCGGTAAAGCTCGCGCTAAGGCCAAGACCCGTTCTTCTCGGGCTGGGCTGCAGTTCCCTGTGGGCCGAGTGCACCGCTTACTCCGCAAGGGCAATTATGCAGAGCGGGTTGGGGCCGGCGCGCCGGTGTACCTGGCTGCGGTGCTGGAGTACCTGACTGCTGAGATCCTGGAGCTGGCCGGCAATGCGGCCCGCGACAACAAGAAGACCCGCATCATCCCGCGTCACCTCCAGCTGGCTATCCGCAACGATGAAGAGCTCAACAAGCTGCTGGGCAAAGTCACCATCGCGCAGGGTGGTGTCTTGCCCAATATCCAGGCCGTGCTGCTGCCTAAGAAGACTGAGAGCCACCATAAGGCCAAATAA
- the LOC126953531 gene encoding histone H2B type 1-K, which produces MPEPAKSAPAPKKGSKKAVTKAQKKDGKKRKRSRKESYSVYVYKVLKQVHPDTGISSKAMGIMNSFVNDIFERIAGEASRLAHYNKRSTITSREIQTAVRLLLPGELAKHAVSEGTKAVTKYTSAK; this is translated from the coding sequence ATGCCGGAGCCAGCGAAGTCCGCTCCTGCGCCCAAGAAGGGCTCGAAGAAGGCAGTGACTAAGGCCCAGAAGAAAGACGGCAAGAAGCGCAAGCGCAGCCGCAAGGAGAGCTACTCCGTGTACGTGTACAAGGTGCTGAAGCAGGTCCACCCCGACACCGGCATCTCCTCTAAGGCCATGGGAATCATGAACTCCTTCGTCAACGACATCTTTGAGCGCATTGCGGGTGAGGCTTCCCGTCTGGCGCATTACAACAAGCGCTCGACCATCACCTCCAGGGAGATCCAGACGGCCGTGCGCCTGCTGCTGCCCGGGGAGTTGGCCAAGCACGCGGTGTCGGAGGGCACCAAGGCCGTTACCAAGTACACCAGCGCTAAGTAA
- the LOC126953534 gene encoding histone H2B type 1-J: MPEPAKSAPAPKKGSKKAVTKAQKKDGKKRKRSRKESYSIYVYKVLKQVHPDTGISSKAMGIMNSFVNDIFERIAGEASRLAHYNKRSTITSREIQTAVRLLLPGELAKHAVSEGTKAVTKYTSAK; this comes from the coding sequence ATGCCAGAGCCCGCGAAGTCCGCTCCCGCCCCGAAAAAGGGCTCCAAGAAGGCGGTGACTAAGGCGCAGAAGAAAGACGGCAAAAAGCGCAAGCGCAGCCGCAAGGAGAGTTATTCCATCTATGTGTACAAGGTGTTGAAGCAGGTCCATCCTGACACCGGCATTTCGTCCAAGGCCATGGGCATCATGAATTCGTTTGTGAACGACATTTTCGAGCGCATTGCTGGTGAGGCTTCCCGCCTGGCGCATTACAACAAGCGCTCGACCATCACCTCCAGGGAGATCCAGACGGCTGTGCGCCTGCTGCTGCCCGGGGAGTTGGCCAAGCACGCCGTGTCCGAGGGCACCAAGGCCGTCACCAAGTACACCAGCGCTAAGTAA
- the LOC126953545 gene encoding histone H4 has translation MSGRGKGGKGLGKGGAKRHRKVLRDNIQGITKPAIRRLARRGGVKRISGLIYEETRGVLKVFLENVIRDAVTYTEHAKRKTVTAMDVVYALKRQGRTLYGFGG, from the coding sequence ATGTCAGGACGCGGCAAAGGAGGTAAGGGTCTGGGGAAAGGGGGTGCCAAGCGCCACCGCAAAGTGCTGCGCGACAACATCCAGGGCATCACCAAGCCAGCCATCCGGCGCCTTGCTCGCCGCGGCGGTGTGAAGCGCATCTCCGGCCTCATCTATGAGGAGACCCGCGGGGTGCTGAAGGTCTTCCTGGAGAACGTGATCCGGGACGCCGTGACCTACACGGAGCACGCCAAGCGCAAGACGGTCACCGCCATGGACGTAGTCTATGCGCTGAAGCGCCAGGGCCGCACCCTTTATGGCTTCGGCGGCTAA